A genomic segment from Armatimonadota bacterium encodes:
- a CDS encoding sporulation protein YhbH, whose translation MWHHLPLILSQDPWDLHHRAERDRQRHNEKVKEVIKQNLGEIISQQDIITAHDGKIVKIPIRGLELPRIRFDPHAGKRVGQGTGGTQPGDILGRQPGEGQGAGKQAGTEPGVDFYEAEFTIEELMALVFEDLHLPNLQEKGSKQVMADTTQFNTIARKGPLSNIDRKRTLIEAYKRSAKEGKPGFQIHADDRRFRSWEVVPEPQRNAVIFAMRDVSGSMGEFEAYICRSFYFWMLRFLRTKYTNTEIVFITCHTIAKEVDEHEFFAAGDSGGTKLSEAYKLALDIIDKRYNPREWNIYPFLFSDGYNWGDHEVVQLVEQMAAISNLVGYGEIADELWGHSDAFAPLGQALSERFAGDPRVVLVRITNKEEVWPALQRFFSKHPEVNQA comes from the coding sequence ATGTGGCATCATCTACCGTTGATACTCTCGCAGGACCCGTGGGACCTGCACCACCGGGCGGAGCGTGACCGCCAGCGCCACAACGAAAAGGTGAAGGAGGTCATCAAGCAAAACCTGGGCGAGATTATCAGCCAGCAGGACATCATCACTGCGCACGACGGCAAAATCGTGAAGATACCCATCCGCGGGCTGGAACTGCCGCGCATCCGCTTCGACCCCCATGCAGGCAAGCGCGTCGGGCAGGGCACAGGAGGCACCCAGCCGGGCGACATCCTGGGCAGGCAACCGGGCGAAGGGCAGGGCGCAGGCAAGCAGGCGGGCACTGAACCCGGTGTGGACTTCTATGAGGCGGAGTTTACCATCGAGGAACTGATGGCGCTGGTGTTCGAAGACCTGCACCTGCCCAACCTGCAGGAGAAAGGGAGCAAACAGGTCATGGCGGATACCACGCAGTTCAACACCATCGCTCGCAAGGGACCGCTTTCCAACATCGACCGCAAACGCACGCTCATCGAGGCGTACAAACGCAGTGCCAAAGAGGGCAAGCCCGGCTTCCAGATACATGCCGACGACCGGCGGTTCCGTTCCTGGGAGGTCGTGCCCGAACCCCAGCGCAACGCCGTCATCTTCGCCATGCGCGATGTGTCGGGAAGTATGGGTGAGTTTGAAGCGTATATCTGTCGCTCGTTTTATTTCTGGATGTTGCGCTTCCTGCGCACCAAATATACGAACACCGAAATCGTGTTCATCACCTGCCATACCATCGCCAAAGAGGTGGACGAGCACGAGTTCTTCGCGGCGGGCGACTCGGGAGGCACCAAGCTCTCGGAAGCGTACAAGCTGGCGCTGGATATCATCGACAAACGCTACAACCCACGTGAGTGGAACATCTATCCCTTCCTCTTCTCCGACGGCTATAACTGGGGCGACCATGAGGTAGTGCAACTGGTGGAACAGATGGCGGCTATCAGCAATCTGGTAGGTTATGGCGAGATTGCGGACGAGCTGTGGGGGCACAGCGACGCTTTTGCTCCGTTAGGGCAAGCGCTCTCCGAGCGATTCGCCGGCGACCCGCGCGTGGTGCTGGTGCGAATCACCAACAAGGAGGAGGTGTGGCCCGCGCTCCAGCGCTTCTTTAGCAAACACCCGGAGGTAAACCAGGCATGA
- a CDS encoding stage V sporulation protein R produces the protein MTSQERAELEKFIEQAWEKVHEMGLDPFPVHFELVPAHIIYEIGAYGLPARFSHWTFGRDYHRQKTMYEYNIARIYELVINTDPSQAFLLENNSLIANKLVVAHVLGHSDFFKNNTYFAHTDRRMVERARLHADRIRQYEMEYGPQRVEQFLDAVLSIEEHIDPVEPAYRRRDPKEYEQQKSVLVRPTSEFDDLLGRVETPEPSSTKRIPPEPEKDLLLFLRDYARDLEDWQRDIIGMVREEMLYFLPQIRTKIMNEGWASLIHERVLEALPLTPAEHLEFRRMHSSVLSPGSRMSVNPYYVGYQILRDIERRWNGEPPEEDEEPETDWLQRPKPRPTGEGWQKLLEVREMECDVTFLRKYLTEGLVKRLDMYTYKLEEVDGELVWRVQETDWQKVRDALLDSMTNFGVPVVTVEDGDYGRRGELYLKHHYDGKPLDMDYTLRALKNIYTIWNRPVHLETVMDGETTIFTYDGQQVTRHGG, from the coding sequence ATGACTAGTCAGGAACGCGCCGAACTGGAAAAGTTCATTGAACAAGCATGGGAGAAGGTGCACGAGATGGGGTTGGACCCCTTCCCGGTGCATTTCGAACTCGTGCCCGCGCATATCATCTACGAAATCGGCGCGTATGGGTTGCCTGCCCGCTTCTCGCACTGGACCTTCGGGCGCGACTACCACCGCCAGAAGACGATGTACGAATACAACATCGCCCGCATCTACGAGCTGGTCATCAACACCGACCCCTCGCAAGCGTTCTTGTTGGAGAACAACTCGCTCATCGCCAACAAGCTGGTGGTGGCGCACGTGCTGGGACATTCGGATTTCTTCAAGAACAATACCTACTTTGCACATACTGACCGGCGCATGGTGGAGCGAGCACGCCTGCACGCCGACCGCATCCGTCAGTATGAGATGGAGTACGGTCCGCAACGGGTGGAGCAGTTTCTGGATGCGGTGCTCAGTATCGAGGAGCACATTGACCCAGTGGAACCCGCCTACCGTCGGCGCGATCCCAAAGAGTACGAACAGCAAAAGTCGGTTTTAGTCCGCCCGACCAGCGAGTTCGACGACCTGCTGGGGCGTGTGGAGACGCCGGAGCCGTCCTCCACCAAACGTATCCCTCCGGAACCGGAGAAAGACCTGCTGCTTTTCCTGCGTGACTACGCCAGAGACCTGGAGGACTGGCAGCGCGACATCATCGGCATGGTGCGCGAGGAGATGTTGTACTTTCTGCCCCAGATACGCACCAAAATCATGAACGAGGGCTGGGCATCGCTGATCCACGAGCGAGTGCTGGAGGCGTTGCCCTTGACACCAGCCGAGCACCTGGAGTTCCGCCGGATGCATTCCAGCGTGTTGTCGCCCGGTTCGCGCATGAGCGTCAACCCCTACTACGTGGGCTATCAGATACTGCGCGACATCGAGCGACGGTGGAACGGCGAGCCGCCCGAAGAGGACGAAGAACCGGAGACCGACTGGTTGCAGCGTCCCAAACCGCGCCCTACCGGCGAGGGATGGCAGAAGCTGCTCGAGGTGCGCGAGATGGAGTGCGACGTCACCTTCCTGCGCAAATACCTCACGGAAGGATTGGTCAAGAGGCTGGACATGTACACCTACAAGTTAGAAGAGGTGGACGGCGAGCTGGTGTGGCGCGTGCAGGAGACCGATTGGCAAAAGGTACGCGACGCCCTGCTGGACTCGATGACCAACTTCGGGGTGCCGGTGGTAACGGTGGAAGATGGCGACTACGGGCGTCGCGGTGAGCTCTACTTGAAGCACCACTACGACGGCAAGCCTCTGGATATGGACTATACCCTGCGCGCCCTGAAGAACATTTACACGATATGGAACCGCCCCGTACACCTGGAGACGGTCATGGATGGGGAGACCACCATCTTCACCTATGACGGGCAACAGGTGACCCGGCATGGAGGATGA
- a CDS encoding DNA-binding response regulator, which translates to MKILVVDDEQPLLDALQYALEREGFEVVTATDSEDALQLFGEQQPDLVILDVMLPTRSGFEVCQILRKRSSVPIIMLTAKGAEGDRVVGLEIGADDYVTKPFSMRELIARIKSVLRRASAPVSVAGPVLKAGDLTLDVNRYEARLGDMPLSLSPKEFELLRFLMEHPGQVFSRQTLLDRVWGEEKYIEERTVDVHIHWLREKIEPNPRKPKYLLTVRGVGYKFRG; encoded by the coding sequence ATGAAAATCCTGGTGGTTGATGACGAGCAGCCGCTTCTGGATGCCCTGCAGTATGCGTTAGAACGCGAAGGGTTTGAGGTGGTCACTGCTACCGATTCGGAAGACGCCCTGCAGCTTTTCGGCGAGCAGCAGCCCGACCTGGTCATTCTGGATGTGATGTTGCCCACGCGCAGCGGTTTCGAAGTGTGTCAGATTCTGCGGAAACGCAGTAGTGTGCCCATTATTATGCTCACCGCCAAGGGAGCAGAGGGCGACCGCGTAGTGGGTCTGGAAATCGGCGCGGACGACTACGTGACCAAGCCCTTCAGCATGCGCGAGCTGATAGCACGCATCAAGTCGGTGCTCAGGCGTGCATCGGCACCGGTGTCGGTGGCGGGTCCCGTGCTCAAGGCAGGTGACTTGACCCTCGACGTCAATCGATACGAAGCACGGCTAGGCGACATGCCGCTTTCTCTGTCGCCGAAAGAGTTCGAACTGCTGCGCTTCCTGATGGAACATCCCGGGCAGGTCTTTTCGCGTCAGACGCTGCTGGACCGTGTATGGGGCGAGGAGAAGTATATCGAGGAGCGCACGGTGGACGTGCATATCCACTGGCTGCGCGAGAAAATCGAGCCCAATCCGCGCAAGCCGAAGTATCTGCTGACGGTGCGTGGTGTAGGCTACAAGTTTCGGGGATGA